In a genomic window of Thalassotalea piscium:
- the trmD gene encoding tRNA (guanosine(37)-N1)-methyltransferase TrmD: MWIGVISLFPEMFDAITEYGVTGRAIRNGLIEFHKWNPRDFTHDRHRTVDDRPYGGGPGMLMMVQPLRDAIVAAKQAAVDSGGNAKVIYLSPQGRKLDQAGVHELAQHDRLIFIAGRYEGIDERLIESDIDEEWSVGDYVLSGGELPAMNVIDAVARFVPGVLGHNLSAEQDSFSDGLLDCPHYTRPEVLDTSAGDVKSVPKVLLSGDHEQIRQWRQYQSLERTWTRRPELLTDLALTVEQEKMLALIKAKQSTVNNCDT, from the coding sequence CTGTGGATAGGCGTTATTAGTTTATTCCCAGAAATGTTTGATGCTATTACTGAGTATGGGGTGACAGGCCGAGCAATTCGTAATGGGTTAATTGAATTTCATAAGTGGAATCCAAGAGACTTTACCCATGACCGACATCGCACTGTTGACGACCGACCTTACGGTGGTGGTCCAGGGATGTTGATGATGGTTCAACCGTTACGTGATGCCATTGTTGCAGCGAAACAAGCTGCAGTAGATAGTGGTGGAAATGCTAAGGTTATCTATTTATCACCTCAAGGACGGAAATTGGACCAAGCTGGTGTACATGAATTAGCACAGCATGACCGACTGATATTTATAGCAGGACGTTATGAAGGTATAGATGAGAGACTAATTGAGTCAGATATTGACGAAGAATGGTCTGTCGGAGATTACGTGTTAAGTGGTGGGGAATTACCTGCTATGAATGTAATTGATGCCGTAGCACGCTTTGTGCCAGGTGTATTAGGTCACAATTTATCTGCTGAGCAGGATTCATTTTCTGATGGCTTATTAGATTGTCCTCATTATACAAGGCCAGAAGTACTTGATACTTCAGCAGGGGATGTTAAATCAGTTCCTAAAGTGTTACTAAGTGGTGATCATGAACAAATTAGGCAATGGCGCCAATATCAGTCACTAGAAAGAACGTGGACTAGACGGCCAGAACTTTTAACTGACCTAGCTCTGACAGTAGAACAGGAAAAAATGCTAGCTTTAATAAAAGCGAAGCAGAGTACTGTTAATAACTGTGACACCTAG
- the rimM gene encoding ribosome maturation factor RimM (Essential for efficient processing of 16S rRNA) produces MVEEVKEIILGKVGAVYGIKGWLKIHSFTDEQEAILDYFPWSLKLGNNTQLVEITDWRKHSNGLIVKVGGIDDRDQAQALVGSEILVKETALPDLPEGEFYWRDLMGMQVITSSGYDLGTVSDLLETGANDVLVVKANRNDGFGKKERLIPYLFEQVVQSVSIENKQICVDWDPGF; encoded by the coding sequence ATTGTGGAAGAAGTTAAAGAAATTATCCTTGGTAAAGTAGGTGCAGTCTACGGTATTAAAGGTTGGTTGAAGATACATTCATTCACCGATGAACAAGAAGCCATACTTGACTATTTTCCTTGGTCATTAAAATTAGGAAATAATACACAATTAGTAGAAATTACTGATTGGCGTAAACATAGCAACGGACTCATAGTGAAAGTGGGTGGAATTGATGACAGAGATCAAGCGCAAGCGTTGGTTGGCTCAGAAATTCTAGTCAAAGAAACTGCTTTGCCAGACTTACCGGAAGGTGAGTTTTATTGGCGAGACTTAATGGGAATGCAAGTTATAACTTCTTCAGGTTACGACCTGGGGACTGTTTCTGATTTATTAGAGACAGGCGCTAATGATGTACTGGTTGTGAAAGCAAACCGAAATGATGGCTTTGGTAAAAAAGAGCGTTTAATACCGTACCTTTTTGAGCAAGTTGTACAATCGGTAAGCATTGAAAACAAACAAATTTGTGTTGACTGGGATCCAGGTTTCTAA
- the rpsP gene encoding 30S ribosomal protein S16 — MVTIRLARGGAKKRPFFQVVVADSRNSRDGRFIEKVGFFNPSAQGQSEKIRLDLDRVNHWVGQGATVSERVAKLVKDAQAAA, encoded by the coding sequence ATGGTTACCATTCGTTTAGCTCGTGGCGGCGCAAAGAAGCGTCCATTCTTTCAGGTTGTTGTTGCAGATAGCCGTAACTCTCGCGATGGTCGTTTCATCGAGAAAGTTGGTTTTTTCAACCCTTCAGCACAAGGTCAATCGGAAAAAATCCGTTTAGACTTAGACCGTGTCAACCATTGGGTTGGTCAAGGTGCAACTGTATCTGAACGTGTGGCCAAATTAGTTAAAGACGCTCAAGCAGCAGCTTAA
- the ffh gene encoding signal recognition particle protein, translated as MFENLSDRLTKTLKNISGRGRLTDDNIKETLREVRMALLEADVALPVIREFIAKVKESAVGQDVSKSLTPGQVFVKIVQKELEIAMGEVNEALDLKATPPAVVLMAGLQGAGKTTSVAKLSKYLKEREKKKVLVVSADVYRPAAIKQLETLAKEVDVEFFPSDISQKPIDIVTAAIDHAKKQFFDVLIVDTAGRLHVDADMMGEIQQLHAAINPVETLFTVDAMTGQDAANTAKAFNDALPLTGIILTKTDGDARGGAALSIRHITGKPIKFMGVGEKIEALEPFHPDRIASRILGMGDVLSLIEEVEQKVDRKKAEQLAKKVKSGKGFDLEDFREQLVQMKSMGGMMGMMDKLPGMGNISDKVKDQMGDKVTVQMEAIINSMTPGERQRPEVIKGSRKRRIAAGSGTQIQDVNKLLKQFTQMQKMMKKMSGKGGMQKMMRSMKGMMPPGGMGGPGGGMFGR; from the coding sequence ATGTTTGAGAATCTTTCCGATCGTTTAACCAAAACGCTTAAAAATATCAGCGGCCGTGGCCGATTAACTGATGATAATATTAAAGAAACTTTACGTGAAGTCCGCATGGCTTTGCTTGAGGCGGACGTAGCTTTACCTGTAATTCGTGAATTTATTGCGAAGGTTAAAGAAAGTGCAGTGGGACAAGATGTTTCTAAAAGTCTTACTCCCGGTCAGGTATTCGTTAAAATAGTTCAAAAAGAACTTGAAATAGCGATGGGTGAAGTCAACGAAGCGTTAGACTTAAAAGCTACACCTCCAGCGGTAGTGTTAATGGCTGGTTTACAAGGTGCAGGTAAAACGACCTCTGTTGCCAAGCTATCTAAATACCTAAAAGAACGAGAGAAGAAAAAGGTATTGGTTGTTAGTGCCGACGTATATCGCCCAGCGGCTATCAAACAGCTCGAAACATTAGCAAAAGAGGTTGATGTTGAGTTCTTTCCAAGTGATATATCACAAAAGCCAATCGATATTGTAACTGCAGCGATAGATCATGCGAAAAAGCAATTTTTTGATGTGTTAATTGTTGATACCGCGGGTCGCCTTCATGTTGATGCTGACATGATGGGTGAAATACAGCAACTGCATGCGGCAATTAATCCTGTTGAAACCTTGTTTACTGTTGATGCCATGACAGGGCAAGATGCTGCGAACACGGCAAAAGCGTTTAATGATGCTCTGCCTTTAACCGGTATTATTTTAACAAAAACTGATGGTGATGCCAGAGGTGGTGCAGCACTGTCTATCCGACATATAACTGGTAAGCCAATTAAATTTATGGGGGTTGGGGAGAAAATAGAAGCGCTTGAACCGTTCCATCCTGACCGTATCGCTTCGCGTATTCTTGGCATGGGTGATGTATTATCACTTATTGAAGAAGTTGAGCAAAAAGTTGATCGTAAAAAAGCAGAGCAACTCGCAAAGAAAGTAAAGAGCGGTAAAGGTTTTGATTTAGAAGACTTTAGAGAGCAGCTTGTGCAAATGAAAAGCATGGGTGGCATGATGGGAATGATGGATAAGCTTCCGGGGATGGGCAATATTTCAGATAAAGTAAAAGATCAAATGGGCGATAAAGTCACCGTTCAAATGGAAGCTATTATTAACTCTATGACCCCAGGTGAACGTCAACGACCTGAAGTAATCAAAGGTTCTCGTAAGCGTAGAATTGCTGCTGGTTCGGGAACACAAATACAAGATGTAAATAAATTATTAAAACAATTTACCCAAATGCAAAAAATGATGAAAAAAATGTCTGGCAAAGGCGGTATGCAAAAAATGATGCGGTCTATGAAAGGAATGATGCCTCCTGGCGGAATGGGAGGACCAGGCGGCGGTATGTTTGGTCGTTAA
- a CDS encoding cytochrome C assembly family protein — MELFSISAIIAACGYFICVALLVTRLFHTKGPNLILILSVAGVSILAHMISSNQLIFSQAQINFALPNVISLVSLVICLTVSVLALRYKVNLLLPVAYCFAGIWQIAMIFIPHHSQTPLMPGQSILFTHITLALIAYCVLVIATLYAFQVAYINWKLKSKNLLAVNHLPPLMQVEGQLFIILAIGTFCLFASQILGIVFIENFIRKDNAHKTVLSIIALTFYAWILWGHFKKGWRGHRVLVLTIIATTLLTLAYFGSRFVKEFLLY; from the coding sequence GTGGAGCTTTTTAGTATCAGTGCGATAATTGCAGCGTGTGGTTACTTTATATGTGTTGCATTATTAGTCACTCGCCTCTTTCATACTAAAGGCCCAAACCTCATTTTAATTTTATCTGTTGCTGGTGTGTCGATTTTGGCGCATATGATCTCGAGCAACCAACTGATTTTTAGCCAAGCTCAAATTAATTTCGCGCTGCCGAATGTTATCTCTTTAGTAAGCTTAGTTATATGTTTAACCGTTAGCGTATTGGCCTTACGTTATAAAGTAAATTTACTCTTACCAGTCGCTTATTGTTTCGCTGGAATATGGCAAATAGCGATGATTTTCATTCCTCATCATAGCCAAACACCGCTTATGCCTGGGCAGTCTATTTTATTTACGCACATCACATTAGCGCTTATTGCATACTGCGTTCTTGTTATTGCAACCTTATATGCATTTCAAGTGGCCTATATAAATTGGAAATTAAAAAGCAAAAACTTACTAGCTGTTAATCACCTGCCTCCACTGATGCAAGTTGAAGGACAATTATTTATTATTCTTGCAATAGGTACGTTTTGTTTATTTGCAAGCCAAATTCTAGGCATTGTTTTTATTGAAAACTTTATTCGCAAAGATAATGCACATAAAACCGTATTATCGATAATAGCGCTCACATTTTATGCTTGGATTTTATGGGGACACTTTAAAAAAGGCTGGCGTGGGCACCGAGTACTTGTTTTAACAATAATTGCCACAACATTGTTAACATTGGCATATTTTGGCAGTCGATTTGTCAAAGAGTTTCTCTTATACTAG
- a CDS encoding HlyC/CorC family transporter, with product METISTNMLFVILGILIFISAYFSSSETGMMSLNRYKLRHLEKEKHKGARRVSKLLRQPDKLIGIILIGNNLVNIFASIIAGIIAERLYGDAGIFYAGLILTLVILVFAEITPKTLAALYPEKIAYPSSIILTVLLKVLYPLVVAVNWITNGLLMLLGISHEQREQHSLSSEELRTVVNEAGVMLPERDQSMLVGILDLENVTVEDIMVPRSELVGIDINEDWRKIQKQLTQATHTRVLLYRDTIDDVVGYVHMRDALKLLSKNQFTKATLLRAVRELYFIPEGTPLNVQLLKFQHAKERLGLVIDEYGDIQGLVTLEDILEEIVGDFTTTMAPTTSDEVTKQPDNSYLVDGSATVRDVNKEMNWHFPTSGPKTLNGLILEHLEDIPEANLSVRIAGYPVEIIDVTDNMIKTVRVIPEYYDKSHRDN from the coding sequence TTGGAAACCATATCAACCAATATGTTGTTTGTCATTTTAGGCATACTCATATTCATTTCGGCCTATTTCTCAAGTTCTGAAACAGGCATGATGTCACTTAATCGCTACAAATTAAGGCATTTAGAGAAAGAAAAACACAAAGGCGCACGCCGTGTAAGTAAGCTGTTAAGACAACCTGATAAACTTATTGGGATAATTCTTATCGGAAATAACTTAGTTAATATTTTTGCATCAATTATTGCAGGAATTATCGCTGAGCGCTTATATGGAGATGCAGGGATATTTTATGCAGGGTTAATACTAACATTAGTAATTCTTGTTTTTGCTGAGATCACACCAAAAACTTTAGCTGCACTCTACCCAGAAAAAATAGCCTACCCAAGCTCAATAATTTTAACCGTATTACTTAAGGTACTATATCCGCTAGTTGTTGCCGTTAATTGGATAACTAATGGCCTATTAATGCTATTAGGAATTAGCCATGAACAACGCGAACAGCACAGCTTAAGCTCTGAAGAGTTGAGGACGGTGGTTAACGAAGCGGGCGTAATGCTACCAGAGCGTGATCAAAGCATGCTAGTTGGAATTCTTGACCTTGAAAACGTTACTGTTGAAGACATTATGGTGCCTCGCAGTGAATTGGTTGGCATTGATATTAATGAAGACTGGCGAAAAATTCAAAAACAATTAACACAAGCTACTCATACCCGAGTTTTACTTTATCGAGACACTATAGATGACGTTGTCGGCTATGTGCACATGCGCGATGCTTTAAAACTTTTATCTAAAAATCAATTTACTAAAGCAACCTTATTAAGGGCGGTTAGAGAGCTCTACTTTATTCCCGAAGGTACACCGCTAAATGTACAACTACTTAAATTCCAGCATGCAAAAGAACGTTTAGGGCTAGTTATCGATGAATATGGCGATATTCAAGGTTTAGTTACATTGGAAGATATCTTAGAAGAAATTGTAGGTGATTTTACCACTACAATGGCACCAACAACCTCTGATGAGGTAACAAAACAACCCGATAACAGCTACCTTGTTGATGGTAGTGCTACAGTAAGAGATGTTAATAAAGAAATGAATTGGCACTTTCCTACTAGCGGACCAAAAACCTTAAACGGGCTTATCCTTGAGCATTTAGAAGATATACCTGAGGCTAATTTAAGTGTGCGTATAGCGGGTTATCCTGTCGAAATAATTGACGTTACCGACAACATGATCAAAACAGTTCGAGTCATTCCTGAATACTATGATAAAAGCCATCGCGATAATTAA